In the Paenibacillus sp. FSL R7-0337 genome, GAAGTCCTTGAACGCAATCTGCACACCATACATTGGACCGTACTTGAAAATAATAAAGAACAGGATGGGTAAGACCAGCAATGCGTACATCTGCCAATTTCTGCGGAAATAACGGGTGTATCCCACAACGATTCCTCCTCCACTGTGCCCCTGAGGCTGTAGGGGGAAGCAGCCAAGACCGGCAGCCCTGCCGCTCCCCCTCCCTCACGGACCGCTAATTCAATTATTTCTGCTCGCTGTAGGCAGCCTTGCGTTCATCCAGAATGGCCTGTCCGCCGCTTGACATGTAGTCCTTCAGCATACTCTCATAGGTGACTTCGAATTCGCCAGGGGAGACCATTGTAGATTTCACCATCAACTGCTTGATTTTATCGCTAAGTGTCGTGCCGTATTTGCTCTCTGCCTCAATCGGACGGCTGGTGAACACCGGCTCAATTGGATTAGTGGTAGAAATTGTAAGTGATTTTGCGATGATGTCCTGATACTTGGTGCGGAAGCTCTTCACGAAGGCTTCATTATTCTTGTCCTGGCTCTCAAAAATCCGTCCGTTCGCGATAATCCCGATATCCCCGCCGCCTGACAGCTTGTTGGAGGATTCGACAGACATATCCGGAATGGAGACCGGCACACCGCCTTCCAGCGTGTAATGCTCGCCTTCAATCCCGTTCTGGATATATTGCAGATGACCATCTGCAGACATCCAGTCCAGATACTTAATAGCTTCCACCGCATGCTTGCTGGACTTCGGAATCATAATATACATCCCGTTCGGAGCAGATACCGGCTTGGCTGTCTTCCCCTCGCTGTTCGTGAACGGATCAATGGCGCTCAGTACAGCCTTCGGGTTATTCTTCGTCATCACATCATAAGCACCGTCAGGGTAGAAGATCGCATCGTTATCATCGCTGAATGCGCCCACAAGCCCGTTCCCGATATTCTGTGTAAGAGTTTCTTTATTCTCGTCCAGGGCGAAATCCTTGCTGATCAGCCCTTCGTTATACAGCTTGTTCATATATTGAATGGCATCCTTGAATCCAGGCAGCAGAATCGGGTAGTCCCGGGAGCTCAGGTTCTGTGTAAGCTCGTAGCGCTCCTGCTCAGTGACCGGCTTGATGAAGGACCAGACCAGCGAATCATACTGCGCCGCAGCAATCGTCATGCCCAGCGGAATCACCTTGCCGCCGGTTTCACCCGGATCTTTGGTCTTGAAGGCAGTTAGTGTATTGTACAGCTCCTCTGAGGTAGCCGGAACGGGAAGCCCCAGCTTATCCAGCCAGTCCTGACGAATGAAGGAAGCATATTTACCTACCGTTGAACGTTTGGCGGGAATGCTATACTGGACGCCATCGTATTGACCGTAGCGCAGAGTATCCTCGCCAAGGAACTTGGTCAGATTCTGTCCGTGTTCCTTCAGCAGCGGAGTCAGATCCGTCAGCCCGCCTTGCTCGGCATATTTGTTGAAGGTCCCGGAGTCATAGGTGAAGACGATATCAGGGACATCGGTTCCGCTGGCCATCAGGACATTAAGCTTGGTCACTTCCTCTGAGCGGGGGATAGGGACAAATTCCACATCGATATTGTTAGCCTTACCGAAATTCTCTTTAACATAATTAGTGAGGAAGTTATCGGATGCCGTAACACCGGCGGGCGCATTGCCACGGTCAAAAATTTCGATCTTCAAGCTGCCGGCTGCTGCTGCACCGTTGCCGCTTGCTTCACTGGAATCTTTAGACGAGCATGCAGACAATACCATAGATGACATAAGAACCGCCGAGAGACCGAGAGCCAACTTTCTTTTACCGTTAACATTTGTCATATTTCCTACCACCTATCCCTTTCGATTTCTGATTTCAATCAGCCTGTTGTCTCTGTATGATGCTTACGGCTTGACCATGTGATGAATTATTACATCGTTTGCGTAATTCGACAATATACATGTTTCTTATTGTATTTTCATGAAAAACCCAATGAAATTGCAGCATTTTTCATTTCGAATATACAATTATCGTAGAAATCCTTCACGAAAATTGTATTTTTAAACTTAAATACCTAACTTATATATAACATAAAACGTCATGTACATATCACCCATTGCCCCATATCTCACCCATTAATCAAAAAAAGCGCAAACCCGGAATCAGCTGAAGCCGGATTTACGCAGTGCTTATTCATCTTTATGGAGCTTCAATTTGCGGTAATCCCCCGGGGTCATGCCCGTAATCCGTTTGAAGACCCGTCCGAAGGTAATGGAATTAGCATATCCAATCTGCAGTGCAATATCCTGTATGCTCTCTGAAGTCGTATCCAGCAGTTCCTTGGCCTTCATCAGCCGCAGCTCTGCGAGAAAGTCCACGAACTTCATATTGAATTCTTCCTTGAACAGGTAGCTGGCGTATTTCGCAGAGATCTGGAACCGTTCGCTCAGATGATTCAAGGAGAGATCCGGATTGGCATAATGCTCTTCAATATAATGCTTAACCTCGGTAATCATCACCCGGTGGCTCTTCAGCTCATTGACCGACACATAGACATGGTAGGTTTCATTCAGCCAGCCGGTCAGCAGCTCCCGGATCTCTTCAAGATCGGTGCTTCCCCGGATGCGTTCCCGCAGACCGCCGCTCCATGCTGCCGCAAGCTGACGGTCCAGCGTCTCCGCTATGCCCTTAAGCTCCTGCTCCAGTGCCTGGAGCAGCACTTCCAGCAGCATATAGATCTCTTCGTCCTTCAGACGGTCCTTGCGGAAGGAATCGAAGATTTCGTCCAGCCGGATACGCCAGTTCTCGCCCGACAGGCGGAATTCACGGACAAGCTGGGTGAAGCTCCCGAAGTATTTATAGCTCTGGAGTCCGGAATCGTCCTGCTGATTCATTTGGACTGCTGCAATATCTGTTCCCAGTGCCAACCGGTGACTCAGCACCTCAGCCGCTGCCGCGTAAGAATTCCGGATCTCCCGCCAGTCCTGGACGACCGTACCCAATCCGAAGGTCAGGGATACCCGCAGATTATCCATAATCCAGCGGTGGCAGTCTCTTGCCAGCTCCAGCATCGTATCGCTGTCATCCTTCACCGGCTGGAACCGGAGGCCAATAATAATCCCCAGCCGCTCCCCGCTGATCCATTCGGCCCAGGCCTGAAGCGGCTTATCTGCTATCAGGTCCCCCAGTACATTGGTTAAGGCAAATTTCAGCAGGTTCTGATCCTGTGCAGGCAGCGCATGCCAGTCCCTCTCCCGGTTCAGCTCGGCTGCGAATACAACGAAGGCTGCGAACTCCCTGGTGCCCTCAAAAGGGTCCAGCGACTCCAGCCGTTCTGCCGCATCCTCCAGCCGCTGCCCGCTAAGGAAATCCTGGAACAGCTCCCGGCGCTGAATGACCAGATTCTCATAGCGTTCCCGCTCATAGTCGGTGGTGATCTGCACCAGCCGGTCCAGCGCATTATGCATCAGGGCCATTTCATCGGAAGCTACGTCAGGAGCGGCATCCTTGGCCGCAGGCTGAAGTCCTTGAATACGCACCATCAGCTGATGGATGGGCCGGTAATTCCGCCGGGTGATGTAGATGATATACACTACGCCCAGCGCAATCGTCAGCAGCCCGAGAATGAACCAGACGTAGGAGATCACCGAGATCCAGTCGAATAAGCGCCCGGCCCGGAGCCCGCTCTCGAAGGTCCAGCCCAGATCCTTCGCCTCGACCTTCGAGAGCGTTCTGTTATTCTCGCCGTCTGCGGCGGGAGCAGAATCATAGATTGGCGTCCCCGAGACATCCTTGATCCGCAGGAAGGACAGTTCTCC is a window encoding:
- a CDS encoding extracellular solute-binding protein; the encoded protein is MTNVNGKRKLALGLSAVLMSSMVLSACSSKDSSEASGNGAAAAGSLKIEIFDRGNAPAGVTASDNFLTNYVKENFGKANNIDVEFVPIPRSEEVTKLNVLMASGTDVPDIVFTYDSGTFNKYAEQGGLTDLTPLLKEHGQNLTKFLGEDTLRYGQYDGVQYSIPAKRSTVGKYASFIRQDWLDKLGLPVPATSEELYNTLTAFKTKDPGETGGKVIPLGMTIAAAQYDSLVWSFIKPVTEQERYELTQNLSSRDYPILLPGFKDAIQYMNKLYNEGLISKDFALDENKETLTQNIGNGLVGAFSDDNDAIFYPDGAYDVMTKNNPKAVLSAIDPFTNSEGKTAKPVSAPNGMYIMIPKSSKHAVEAIKYLDWMSADGHLQYIQNGIEGEHYTLEGGVPVSIPDMSVESSNKLSGGGDIGIIANGRIFESQDKNNEAFVKSFRTKYQDIIAKSLTISTTNPIEPVFTSRPIEAESKYGTTLSDKIKQLMVKSTMVSPGEFEVTYESMLKDYMSSGGQAILDERKAAYSEQK
- a CDS encoding helix-turn-helix domain-containing protein, whose amino-acid sequence is MKRSWYSRMLFSYFPVFLLVVTVLIFLAFMVITELSRSETEKANYISTSYVADTVERTLNDIELGVLQEIGNNYSYNDFLDAPSGTDSPAGSSYEIVQSMNRLSERFSLIDSIYVYRNKDKLMLGQSGYVNPGQGQGLEAEYLQQLSVNKEQQGWSAVRMVQPRNSKDLRPVISLASRLPIPWGSDGYIVINVSVYRLQRLVDSLTSGELSFLRIKDVSGTPIYDSAPAADGENNRTLSKVEAKDLGWTFESGLRAGRLFDWISVISYVWFILGLLTIALGVVYIIYITRRNYRPIHQLMVRIQGLQPAAKDAAPDVASDEMALMHNALDRLVQITTDYERERYENLVIQRRELFQDFLSGQRLEDAAERLESLDPFEGTREFAAFVVFAAELNRERDWHALPAQDQNLLKFALTNVLGDLIADKPLQAWAEWISGERLGIIIGLRFQPVKDDSDTMLELARDCHRWIMDNLRVSLTFGLGTVVQDWREIRNSYAAAAEVLSHRLALGTDIAAVQMNQQDDSGLQSYKYFGSFTQLVREFRLSGENWRIRLDEIFDSFRKDRLKDEEIYMLLEVLLQALEQELKGIAETLDRQLAAAWSGGLRERIRGSTDLEEIRELLTGWLNETYHVYVSVNELKSHRVMITEVKHYIEEHYANPDLSLNHLSERFQISAKYASYLFKEEFNMKFVDFLAELRLMKAKELLDTTSESIQDIALQIGYANSITFGRVFKRITGMTPGDYRKLKLHKDE